The following proteins are encoded in a genomic region of Fundidesulfovibrio putealis DSM 16056:
- a CDS encoding DUF4198 domain-containing protein, producing the protein MRLRMLLLALAALMTVAAVPASAHEFVVKPVKAAVKAGEKLTLSALSAHVFMVSEELEDPANVKIKAVDAAGTSSEVAVTANKATLAYDGQTSFAKPGYGMLLGHRLPEVWTKTPEGMKKGTKADFPGATVSNLYEKFCKTLIVVDKADDGWKKSAGHKLEIMPLADPAGYKAGQEAAFQILVDGKPQSAEVFATCDGYTKTPNSYGWYTETDDKGVAQVKFSQKGLWMVRVQHKAPGKDGITEHVMRSVLVFAVN; encoded by the coding sequence ATGAGACTTCGCATGCTTCTGCTCGCTTTGGCCGCGCTGATGACTGTTGCCGCTGTTCCGGCGTCCGCCCATGAATTCGTCGTCAAACCCGTCAAGGCGGCGGTGAAGGCTGGCGAGAAGCTGACGCTCTCGGCGCTGTCCGCCCATGTTTTCATGGTGAGCGAGGAACTGGAAGACCCGGCCAACGTGAAGATCAAGGCCGTTGACGCTGCCGGGACCTCCTCCGAAGTTGCCGTTACCGCTAACAAGGCCACATTGGCCTACGACGGGCAGACGAGCTTCGCCAAGCCCGGCTACGGGATGCTGCTGGGCCACCGCCTTCCGGAAGTCTGGACCAAGACCCCGGAGGGCATGAAGAAAGGCACGAAGGCCGACTTTCCCGGCGCGACGGTTTCCAACCTCTACGAGAAATTCTGCAAGACCCTGATCGTGGTGGACAAGGCCGACGACGGCTGGAAGAAGTCCGCCGGACACAAGCTGGAGATCATGCCCCTGGCCGATCCCGCCGGGTACAAGGCCGGACAGGAAGCCGCCTTCCAGATTCTGGTGGACGGCAAGCCCCAGTCCGCCGAGGTCTTCGCCACCTGCGACGGCTACACCAAGACGCCCAACTCCTACGGCTGGTACACCGAAACCGACGACAAGGGCGTGGCCCAGGTGAAGTTCTCCCAGAAGGGGCTGTGGATGGTGCGCGTGCAGCACAAGGCCCCCGGCAAGGACGGTATCACCGAACACGTCATGCGTTCGGTGCTGGTTTTCGCGGTCAACTAG
- a CDS encoding class I fructose-bisphosphate aldolase — protein MIDAIAQLLGDQAKSLLEHTCTTVAKEHLHLPGPDMVDRIYAQTDRSVPVLRSLQALYSAGRLSHTGYMSILPVDQGIEHSAGASFAPNPIYFDPENIVKLALEAGCNGVASTLGVLGAVARKYAHKIPFILKLNHNELLSLPAMPDQVMFASVEQAFDMGCVAVGATIYFGAPESTRQLQEVSKAFRRAHELGMATILWCYTRNPAFVKDGVDYHASADLTGQANHLGVTIQADIIKQKLPVNNGGYNAIKFGKTDKRVYSELTTDHPIDLCRYQVLNCYAGRMGLINSGGPSEGASDMLEAVKTAVINKRAGGMGLISGRKAFQRPMGEGVKLLNAIQDVYLCKDVTVA, from the coding sequence ATGATCGACGCCATCGCACAATTGCTGGGTGACCAAGCCAAATCCCTGCTGGAACACACCTGCACCACCGTGGCCAAGGAGCACCTGCATCTGCCCGGCCCGGACATGGTGGACCGCATTTATGCCCAGACCGACCGCTCCGTCCCGGTGCTCAGGAGTCTTCAGGCCCTGTATAGCGCCGGGCGGCTCTCCCACACCGGCTACATGTCCATCCTGCCCGTGGACCAGGGCATCGAGCACTCGGCCGGGGCCTCCTTCGCGCCCAACCCCATCTATTTCGATCCCGAAAATATCGTGAAGCTGGCCCTGGAGGCCGGATGCAACGGCGTGGCCTCCACCCTTGGGGTGCTGGGAGCTGTTGCCCGCAAGTACGCCCACAAGATCCCCTTCATCCTGAAGCTCAACCACAACGAGTTGCTCTCGCTGCCCGCCATGCCCGACCAGGTGATGTTCGCCTCGGTGGAGCAGGCCTTCGACATGGGCTGCGTGGCCGTGGGGGCGACGATCTACTTCGGCGCGCCCGAGTCCACCCGCCAGCTTCAGGAAGTGTCCAAAGCCTTCCGGCGCGCGCATGAGCTGGGCATGGCCACCATCCTGTGGTGCTACACGCGAAACCCGGCCTTCGTGAAGGACGGCGTGGACTACCACGCCTCGGCGGACCTCACCGGGCAGGCCAACCATCTGGGCGTCACCATCCAGGCGGACATCATCAAGCAGAAGCTGCCCGTGAACAACGGCGGGTACAACGCCATCAAGTTCGGCAAGACCGACAAGCGCGTCTACTCGGAGCTTACCACCGACCACCCCATAGATCTGTGCCGCTATCAGGTGCTGAACTGCTACGCCGGGCGCATGGGGCTCATAAACTCCGGCGGCCCGTCGGAGGGCGCGTCGGACATGCTGGAGGCCGTGAAGACCGCTGTCATCAACAAGCGCGCGGGCGGCATGGGGCTGATCTCCGGGCGCAAGGCCTTTCAGCGGCCCATGGGGGAAGGCGTGAAGCTGTTGAACGCCATTCAGGACGTGTACCTGTGCAAGGACGTGACGGTGGCCTAG
- a CDS encoding carboxymuconolactone decarboxylase family protein → MDDDRIERGREILARLNPGNEELLRTLFDGVAPDMTEIIQGFFGDVYARPALPLRERMLVTLAAIAALGHAQPQLAAHVQNALNIGITREEIAEVLMQIAGYAGFPASLNALATAKAVFEQDSNRQRTQG, encoded by the coding sequence GTGGACGACGACCGTATCGAGAGGGGCCGGGAAATCCTGGCCCGTCTCAACCCCGGCAACGAAGAGCTTCTGCGCACGCTGTTCGACGGAGTGGCCCCGGACATGACCGAGATCATCCAGGGCTTCTTCGGCGACGTCTACGCGCGCCCGGCCCTGCCTCTTCGCGAGCGCATGCTGGTGACGCTCGCGGCCATCGCCGCCCTGGGCCACGCCCAGCCGCAGCTGGCCGCACACGTGCAGAACGCCCTGAACATCGGCATCACCCGCGAGGAAATCGCGGAGGTGCTCATGCAGATTGCCGGATACGCCGGATTCCCGGCATCGCTCAACGCCCTGGCCACGGCCAAGGCCGTCTTCGAGCAGGACTCCAACCGCCAACGCACCCAAGGCTGA
- the purN gene encoding phosphoribosylglycinamide formyltransferase: MALPIAVLVSGSGSNLQALIDRVESGALEARIALVLSNKPDSYGLKRARSHGIPALCIPHTEYADRLEFDRAMIRAIREAGAETVVLAGFMRMLSAEFLKAFAGRVLNIHPALLPSFPGVRGQRDAADYGVTLAGCTVHFVDELMDHGEVVIQAAVPAYPDDDGDSLAERILALEHRILPQAVQWLAQGRIQVKGRKVHVTPTGIQRAVPPANALVNPPLEQGF; encoded by the coding sequence GTGGCCCTGCCCATCGCCGTGCTGGTGTCGGGCTCCGGCTCCAACCTCCAGGCCCTGATCGACCGCGTCGAGTCCGGGGCCCTGGAGGCGCGCATCGCGCTGGTGCTCTCCAACAAGCCCGACTCCTACGGCCTGAAGCGCGCCCGCAGCCACGGCATCCCCGCGCTGTGCATCCCGCACACGGAATACGCCGACCGCCTGGAGTTCGACCGGGCCATGATCCGGGCCATCCGTGAAGCCGGGGCCGAGACCGTGGTGCTGGCCGGGTTCATGCGCATGCTGTCCGCCGAGTTCCTGAAGGCCTTTGCGGGCCGGGTGCTGAACATCCACCCGGCGCTCCTGCCCAGCTTCCCCGGCGTGCGCGGCCAGCGCGACGCAGCCGACTATGGCGTCACCCTGGCGGGCTGCACCGTGCACTTCGTGGACGAGCTCATGGACCACGGAGAGGTGGTCATCCAGGCCGCCGTGCCCGCCTATCCCGACGACGACGGCGACAGCCTGGCCGAGCGCATCCTCGCCCTGGAACACCGCATCCTGCCCCAGGCCGTGCAGTGGCTGGCCCAGGGGCGCATCCAGGTGAAGGGCCGCAAGGTGCACGTCACGCCTACGGGCATACAAAGGGCCGTCCCTCCGGCCAACGCCCTGGTAAATCCGCCGCTGGAGCAGGGCTTCTAG
- a CDS encoding peptidylprolyl isomerase, with amino-acid sequence MVLMETSMGLITIELFADKAPATVANFLKYVDDGFYEGTIFHRVIDNFMIQGGGMNVTMKEKPTNAPVVNEADNGLQNLTGTLAMARTMDPHSATAQFFINVNDNHFLDHKAKTPEGWGYCVFGKVVDGMDVVNKIKKVRTRRAGFHDDVPVDPVTINSCLREE; translated from the coding sequence ATGGTTCTTATGGAAACCTCCATGGGGCTGATCACCATCGAACTGTTCGCAGACAAGGCCCCCGCCACCGTGGCCAATTTCCTGAAATACGTGGACGACGGCTTCTACGAAGGCACCATCTTCCACCGGGTCATCGACAACTTCATGATCCAGGGCGGCGGCATGAACGTCACCATGAAGGAAAAGCCCACCAACGCGCCCGTGGTCAACGAGGCCGACAACGGCCTGCAGAACCTCACCGGCACCCTGGCCATGGCCCGCACCATGGACCCCCACAGCGCCACCGCCCAGTTCTTCATCAACGTGAACGACAACCACTTCCTGGACCACAAGGCCAAGACCCCCGAGGGCTGGGGCTACTGCGTGTTCGGCAAGGTGGTGGACGGCATGGACGTGGTCAACAAGATCAAGAAGGTGCGCACCCGCCGCGCCGGTTTCCACGACGACGTGCCCGTGGATCCCGTGACCATCAACAGCTGCCTGCGCGAGGAATAG
- the cbiQ gene encoding cobalt ECF transporter T component CbiQ — translation MSGQCTQDAQSGLDPRSRLLCAFGLCVAVAVCRSWPAALAGLGFGAACLALNSGRWGMLARRLALVNVFFLGLLATVPLAVPGETLLRLGSLAFTREGLMLALHMTAKGNAIFLIFWGLVQPLSPPRLGSALSALGVPDKLCLILSLTFRYLDLMRHEWDRLVTAARLRGFTPGTSRRAWGTYGLLLALLFMRAMDKSAAIHQAMICRGFDGRFRSLGGLRWRTADTALGVAALAGIVLVAVLERGSA, via the coding sequence TTGAGCGGCCAGTGCACGCAGGACGCGCAGTCAGGGCTTGACCCGCGCTCCCGCCTGCTGTGCGCCTTTGGGCTGTGCGTGGCCGTGGCCGTGTGTCGCTCCTGGCCGGCCGCCCTGGCCGGGCTCGGCTTCGGCGCGGCCTGCCTGGCCCTGAACTCCGGGCGGTGGGGCATGCTTGCGCGCAGGCTGGCCCTGGTGAACGTGTTCTTTCTGGGGCTTCTTGCCACCGTGCCCCTGGCCGTTCCCGGCGAAACGCTCCTGCGCCTGGGGTCGCTGGCCTTCACCCGCGAAGGGCTTATGCTGGCCCTGCACATGACCGCCAAGGGCAACGCCATCTTTCTGATCTTCTGGGGGCTGGTGCAGCCGCTCTCCCCGCCGCGCCTGGGGTCCGCCCTGTCGGCGCTGGGCGTGCCGGACAAGCTCTGCCTCATCCTGTCGCTCACCTTCCGCTATCTGGACCTCATGCGCCACGAGTGGGACCGGCTGGTCACGGCGGCGCGCCTTCGGGGCTTCACACCTGGCACGTCGCGCCGGGCCTGGGGCACGTACGGACTTCTGCTGGCGCTGCTTTTCATGCGCGCCATGGATAAATCAGCCGCCATCCATCAGGCCATGATCTGCCGGGGCTTTGACGGACGCTTCAGGAGCCTGGGCGGCCTGCGCTGGCGTACGGCGGACACGGCACTCGGGGTGGCGGCCCTGGCCGGGATCGTGCTGGTGGCCGTTCTGGAAAGGGGGAGCGCATGA
- a CDS encoding Fur family transcriptional regulator gives MCSRCDPKALLAESGLKATAQRVRVLGAVLAFQEALSPPALLAAIRWEGPMDKVTLYRTLESLEAHGLICRHEAGDGSVRYCAAGPDHPQHHHFFCQRCKRLLCLEPDAVRVGADVPGVEQVVVRLDGTCADCRG, from the coding sequence ATGTGCTCGCGGTGTGATCCCAAGGCGCTTCTGGCCGAGAGCGGGCTGAAGGCCACGGCGCAGCGCGTGCGGGTGCTGGGGGCGGTGCTGGCCTTTCAGGAGGCGCTCTCGCCTCCTGCGCTGCTGGCGGCCATCCGCTGGGAAGGGCCTATGGACAAGGTGACGCTATACCGGACGCTGGAATCGCTGGAGGCGCATGGGCTGATCTGCCGCCACGAAGCCGGGGACGGCTCGGTGCGCTACTGCGCCGCCGGTCCGGACCATCCGCAGCATCATCATTTTTTCTGCCAGCGCTGCAAGCGGCTTCTGTGCCTGGAGCCGGACGCGGTGCGCGTTGGCGCGGACGTGCCGGGCGTGGAGCAGGTTGTCGTGAGGCTGGACGGCACCTGCGCTGATTGCCGGGGTTGA
- a CDS encoding metal ABC transporter ATP-binding protein, producing the protein MNEPAIEFEAVSCGYNGSPALEGVNLSVPRGEYLAVLGPNGGGKTTLLKLLLGLLTPDVGTVRVLGTTPGEASRRVGYMPQFTSTGRAFPISVLQTVLLGRLTPRSYWPWWPRADRDKALECLERVGVAHVADKALSDLSGGQRQRVFIARALACDPELLLLDEPTASVDPEGRASLQELLGELAKTLTVVLVSHDVSVISRHVTSVACVNRTVHFHPRPEITPEMFGMMYHCGPHGCPVELIAHAMPHRVLAAHEDGTCSCGKKS; encoded by the coding sequence ATGAACGAACCCGCGATAGAATTCGAGGCCGTATCCTGCGGCTACAACGGCTCTCCGGCGCTGGAGGGTGTGAACCTGAGCGTCCCGCGCGGCGAGTACCTGGCGGTGCTCGGCCCCAACGGCGGCGGCAAGACCACGCTCCTGAAACTCCTGCTGGGGCTTCTGACGCCGGATGTCGGCACGGTGCGGGTGCTTGGGACCACGCCGGGCGAGGCCTCGCGCCGCGTGGGCTACATGCCGCAGTTCACGTCCACGGGGCGGGCCTTTCCCATAAGCGTGTTGCAGACGGTGCTGCTGGGCAGGCTGACCCCGCGTTCGTACTGGCCGTGGTGGCCGCGCGCGGACCGCGACAAGGCGCTGGAGTGCCTGGAGCGGGTGGGGGTGGCCCACGTGGCGGACAAGGCCCTGTCGGATTTGTCTGGCGGGCAGCGCCAGCGAGTGTTCATCGCGCGCGCCCTGGCCTGCGATCCGGAATTGTTGTTGCTGGACGAGCCTACGGCCAGCGTGGACCCGGAAGGGCGGGCGTCGCTCCAGGAGCTGCTGGGGGAGCTGGCCAAGACACTGACCGTGGTGCTGGTGAGCCATGACGTGTCGGTGATCTCGCGCCACGTCACTTCCGTGGCCTGCGTGAACCGCACGGTGCATTTCCATCCGCGCCCGGAGATAACCCCGGAGATGTTCGGCATGATGTATCACTGCGGGCCGCACGGCTGCCCGGTGGAGCTTATCGCGCACGCCATGCCGCACAGGGTGCTGGCCGCGCACGAAGACGGGACGTGCTCCTGCGGGAAGAAGTCATGA
- a CDS encoding metal ABC transporter solute-binding protein, Zn/Mn family: MKHLQAALALVLILWAGPALAGPLPVMVSVAPQKYVLEKLAGPLVEVSVMVAPGADAHTFEPKPSQMAQAAKARLYFAQGVEFEHAWLPKLAKTNPGMTVVNTLEGIELMPMEEHDDDHGHDKHAKDKNAKDKHEELEMDPHTWTAPSLMKRQAETMAHALGKADPENAQVYNSNLKAFSDELAALDSQIRALLKGVPAGSEFIVFHPAWAYFAREYGLKEVAIESGGKEPSPRKLKELIKHAKETKAKAIFVQPQFSRKTAQTLADAIGAKLVPADDLAPDWNANMLAVAKALADALK, translated from the coding sequence ATGAAACACCTTCAAGCCGCTCTGGCTCTCGTTCTCATCCTGTGGGCGGGTCCCGCGCTGGCCGGGCCGTTGCCCGTGATGGTCAGCGTTGCGCCGCAGAAATACGTGCTGGAAAAACTGGCGGGACCGCTGGTGGAAGTGAGCGTGATGGTCGCGCCCGGCGCGGACGCCCACACATTCGAGCCCAAGCCCAGCCAGATGGCCCAGGCCGCCAAGGCCAGGCTGTACTTCGCCCAGGGGGTGGAGTTCGAGCACGCCTGGCTGCCCAAGCTCGCAAAGACCAACCCCGGCATGACCGTGGTCAACACCCTGGAAGGCATCGAGCTCATGCCCATGGAAGAGCATGACGACGACCACGGGCACGACAAGCACGCCAAAGACAAGAACGCCAAGGACAAGCACGAAGAGCTGGAGATGGACCCCCACACCTGGACCGCTCCTTCACTCATGAAGCGTCAGGCCGAGACCATGGCGCACGCGCTTGGCAAGGCCGATCCCGAGAACGCCCAGGTCTACAACAGCAACCTCAAGGCCTTCTCCGACGAACTCGCCGCCCTGGATTCGCAGATCCGCGCCCTGCTCAAAGGCGTCCCCGCAGGGTCGGAGTTCATCGTGTTCCACCCCGCCTGGGCCTATTTCGCGCGCGAATACGGCCTGAAAGAGGTCGCCATCGAATCCGGTGGCAAGGAACCGAGTCCGAGAAAGCTCAAGGAGCTGATCAAGCACGCCAAGGAGACCAAGGCCAAGGCCATCTTCGTGCAGCCGCAGTTCTCCCGCAAGACTGCGCAGACCCTGGCCGACGCCATCGGGGCCAAGCTCGTGCCCGCCGATGACCTCGCCCCGGACTGGAACGCCAACATGCTCGCCGTGGCCAAGGCGTTGGCGGACGCGCTGAAGTAG
- a CDS encoding zinc dependent phospholipase C family protein, with amino-acid sequence MPQPITHMFICEQGMRGSAAGADLWSAYPNFARFGSFGPDLFYIRGTGFDTGYLEAADIMHAEGALPFYCSLLEHIKTVNDEARGDKMKAFAYGYYSHVVADVVFHPFVYRRAKDHWLDHPEDVYTAHKEMECLADNYILSKYEGTPGYQGADVDLDCHGLDGMLDADLYEMYLGGIYSAYANFPEKNISWRFDISDKEKNPIQMSYAKYNLAIGTHCYMLRKKRKNILSGRKVLPLADWPQQDSALINRTDRANWYPPQQVAGLDYNIEELLGMASKAVSAVIDASEGFFDPNVLGTSQQYFSGLNVRFLDDDYNLDTGLPSSLNNDRQNTSKDDGERFEFQAQELASRYAVM; translated from the coding sequence ATGCCACAGCCGATCACCCACATGTTTATCTGTGAACAGGGTATGAGGGGGAGTGCAGCAGGGGCTGACTTGTGGAGTGCGTATCCCAATTTTGCGAGATTCGGTTCTTTCGGACCGGATCTTTTTTACATTAGAGGGACAGGATTCGATACCGGATACCTGGAAGCTGCGGACATAATGCATGCCGAGGGAGCCTTGCCGTTCTACTGCTCCCTGCTTGAGCACATCAAGACTGTGAATGACGAGGCGCGAGGCGACAAGATGAAGGCCTTTGCTTACGGCTATTACTCTCATGTTGTTGCAGACGTTGTGTTCCATCCGTTCGTATACCGAAGGGCAAAGGATCATTGGCTGGATCACCCTGAGGATGTATACACTGCACATAAAGAAATGGAATGCTTGGCAGACAACTACATTCTGTCAAAGTATGAGGGTACCCCTGGATATCAGGGTGCTGATGTCGATCTTGATTGCCACGGCTTGGATGGGATGTTGGATGCAGACCTATATGAGATGTACCTTGGTGGAATTTATAGTGCGTATGCAAATTTTCCAGAAAAAAACATCTCGTGGCGATTTGACATTTCGGATAAGGAGAAGAATCCCATACAAATGTCCTACGCGAAGTACAATCTTGCCATAGGAACGCATTGCTACATGCTGCGGAAGAAGCGCAAGAATATCTTGTCTGGACGAAAAGTGCTGCCCTTGGCAGACTGGCCGCAGCAGGACTCTGCCCTGATAAACAGAACCGACAGGGCAAACTGGTATCCTCCTCAACAAGTCGCCGGGCTCGACTACAACATCGAAGAATTGCTCGGCATGGCCAGCAAGGCTGTGTCAGCCGTAATCGATGCCAGCGAGGGGTTCTTCGACCCCAACGTCTTGGGCACAAGCCAACAGTATTTTTCCGGCCTCAACGTGAGATTCCTCGACGACGACTACAATCTCGACACCGGCCTTCCGTCGAGCCTGAACAACGACAGGCAAAACACTTCGAAGGACGACGGAGAACGGTTCGAGTTCCAGGCGCAGGAACTCGCCTCCCGGTATGCGGTCATGTAG
- the cobA gene encoding uroporphyrinogen-III C-methyltransferase, whose translation MPNVYLIGAGPGDPGLLTVKAKHVLETADVLIYDYLANKSFLDYRRPDAEVIYVGKKGGDHTLPQGDINKLLVAKAKEGKVVARLKGGDPYVFGRGAEEAEELLEEGLTFEVIPGVTSAVAAPAYAGIPITHRKFASSVSFITGHEDPTKDESAHNWPALAQAASTLVFFMGVKNLADISRRLIDGGRSPETPAALVRWGTTCHHRSMVSTLAEIPAEAKRQGFKAPSLLVVGEVVQLHDKLNWFEKRPLLGKGVVVTRSREQASDLVRQLSDMGACTWEFPTIDVVPLADTSPVREAVGRLDCYDWLVFTSVNGVKYFWHEMAAMEKDARALAGLKVAAIGPATAQALAERGIRADFVPDKYIAESVVEGLLALQIGGKKVLIPRAREAREVLPEELSRAGAQVEVLPVYETKLAAQDPDEIVAAIEEGEINYLTFTSSSTVDNFFQMVPAARIAPLRDKLKIACIGPITAATLEKHGFKPDIQPESYTIPALAKALADSGGKA comes from the coding sequence ATGCCCAACGTCTATCTCATCGGAGCCGGTCCCGGCGATCCGGGCCTCCTGACCGTCAAGGCCAAGCACGTCCTGGAAACCGCCGACGTCCTGATCTACGACTACCTGGCCAACAAGAGCTTCCTGGACTACCGCCGCCCGGACGCCGAGGTCATCTACGTGGGCAAGAAGGGCGGGGATCACACCCTGCCCCAGGGCGACATCAACAAGCTCCTGGTGGCCAAGGCCAAGGAGGGCAAGGTTGTCGCCCGCCTCAAAGGCGGCGACCCCTACGTGTTCGGGCGCGGAGCCGAAGAGGCCGAGGAGCTCCTGGAAGAGGGACTGACCTTCGAGGTGATCCCCGGCGTGACCAGCGCCGTTGCAGCCCCGGCCTACGCGGGCATCCCCATCACGCACCGCAAGTTCGCCTCCTCCGTGAGCTTCATCACCGGCCACGAGGACCCCACCAAGGACGAGTCGGCCCACAACTGGCCCGCCCTGGCCCAGGCCGCGTCTACCCTGGTGTTCTTCATGGGCGTGAAGAACCTGGCCGACATCTCGCGCCGCCTGATCGACGGCGGACGCTCCCCCGAGACCCCCGCCGCCCTGGTGCGCTGGGGAACCACCTGTCATCACCGCTCCATGGTCTCCACCCTGGCCGAGATTCCGGCCGAGGCCAAGCGCCAGGGCTTCAAGGCCCCGTCGCTTTTGGTGGTGGGCGAAGTGGTGCAGCTGCACGACAAGCTCAACTGGTTCGAAAAGCGCCCGCTGCTGGGCAAGGGCGTGGTGGTCACCCGCTCGCGCGAGCAGGCCAGCGATCTGGTGCGCCAGCTCTCGGACATGGGGGCCTGCACCTGGGAGTTTCCCACCATCGACGTGGTCCCCCTGGCCGACACCTCGCCCGTGCGTGAGGCCGTAGGCCGTCTGGACTGCTACGACTGGCTGGTGTTCACCTCGGTGAACGGCGTCAAATATTTCTGGCACGAGATGGCCGCCATGGAGAAGGACGCGCGCGCCCTGGCTGGCCTGAAGGTCGCGGCCATCGGGCCTGCCACCGCCCAGGCCCTGGCCGAGCGCGGCATCCGGGCGGATTTCGTGCCCGACAAGTACATCGCGGAATCCGTGGTCGAGGGGCTTCTGGCCCTGCAGATCGGCGGCAAGAAGGTGCTGATCCCGCGTGCGAGGGAAGCCCGCGAGGTGCTGCCCGAGGAGCTTTCGCGCGCAGGCGCGCAGGTGGAAGTCCTGCCCGTGTACGAGACCAAGCTCGCAGCACAGGACCCCGACGAGATCGTGGCGGCCATCGAGGAAGGCGAGATCAACTACCTCACCTTCACCAGCTCCTCCACGGTGGACAATTTCTTCCAGATGGTGCCCGCCGCGCGCATCGCGCCGCTTCGCGACAAGCTGAAGATTGCCTGCATCGGCCCCATCACGGCGGCCACGCTTGAGAAGCACGGCTTCAAGCCGGACATCCAGCCCGAGAGCTACACCATCCCGGCCTTGGCCAAGGCGCTGGCGGATTCGGGCGGCAAGGCCTAG
- the cbiM gene encoding cobalt transporter CbiM, which translates to MHISEGVLSAPVLAGGAVLAVAGIAVGLRKLEGEALVRTGVLSAAFFAASLVHLPIGPASIHLVLSGLMGAMLGFAAFPAIFVGLLLQALLFQFGGLTVLGVNAVVMGLPAVVCGLAARPLLTRSGPAFAVGAFACGALAILGSLILLYLALVLSGDALSVFAGLFFWAHLALMGIEGAITLVILGFLKRMRPELF; encoded by the coding sequence ATGCACATTTCCGAAGGCGTTTTATCCGCTCCCGTTCTCGCGGGTGGAGCCGTGTTGGCGGTGGCCGGGATTGCCGTCGGGCTCAGGAAGCTCGAGGGCGAGGCCCTGGTGCGCACAGGCGTCCTCTCCGCCGCGTTCTTCGCCGCGAGTCTGGTGCATCTGCCCATAGGCCCGGCCAGCATCCATCTGGTGCTCTCGGGCCTGATGGGGGCCATGCTCGGGTTCGCGGCCTTTCCGGCAATCTTCGTGGGGCTTTTGCTCCAGGCGCTGCTGTTCCAGTTCGGCGGGCTGACCGTGCTCGGCGTCAACGCCGTGGTCATGGGCCTCCCCGCCGTGGTCTGCGGTCTGGCCGCGCGGCCCTTGCTGACCCGCAGCGGCCCGGCCTTCGCCGTGGGCGCGTTCGCCTGCGGGGCGCTGGCCATCCTGGGGAGCCTGATCCTTCTGTATCTGGCCCTGGTGCTCTCCGGCGACGCCCTGTCCGTGTTCGCCGGGCTGTTCTTCTGGGCGCATCTGGCCCTCATGGGCATCGAGGGAGCCATCACCCTGGTGATCCTGGGGTTTCTCAAGCGCATGCGCCCGGAGCTTTTTTGA
- a CDS encoding metal ABC transporter permease, which yields MMEALSFDFMRQALMAGLLASIACGVIGSLVVVNRVVFVAGGISHAAYGGVGLAFFLGLPVLPVTIAFSLGVAAVMAAVTFGRRERADTVVGVLWAAGMAFGIILMDLTHGYNTDLMSFLFGSILAVPVSDLWIMAGLDAVLLAVVTLYYRGFMAMSFDPEFAGLRGVPVRALHLAMLAMIAVSIVMIIRVVGLILVIALLTIPPSLAERRCRSLGGMMATAGCYSALFCLAGLALSYGFDLTSGASIIAVATVWFFADQCVARRRA from the coding sequence CTGATGGAAGCGTTGAGCTTCGATTTCATGCGCCAGGCCCTGATGGCGGGGCTTCTGGCCAGCATCGCCTGCGGCGTCATCGGCAGCCTGGTGGTTGTGAACCGGGTGGTGTTCGTGGCCGGGGGCATCTCGCACGCGGCGTATGGCGGCGTTGGGCTGGCGTTTTTTCTGGGGCTGCCGGTGCTGCCGGTCACCATCGCCTTCAGCCTGGGCGTGGCGGCGGTGATGGCCGCCGTGACGTTCGGGCGGCGCGAGCGGGCGGACACGGTGGTGGGCGTGCTCTGGGCGGCGGGCATGGCCTTCGGCATAATCCTCATGGATCTGACCCACGGCTACAACACGGATTTGATGAGCTTTCTGTTCGGGTCGATACTGGCGGTGCCGGTGTCGGACCTGTGGATCATGGCCGGGCTGGACGCGGTGCTGCTGGCGGTGGTGACGCTCTATTACCGGGGCTTCATGGCCATGAGCTTCGACCCGGAATTCGCCGGGCTTCGCGGCGTGCCGGTGCGCGCGCTGCATCTGGCCATGCTGGCCATGATCGCGGTGTCCATCGTGATGATCATCCGGGTCGTGGGGCTTATTCTGGTGATCGCGCTGCTGACCATCCCGCCGTCGCTGGCCGAGCGGCGCTGCCGGTCGCTTGGCGGCATGATGGCCACGGCGGGATGTTATTCCGCGCTGTTCTGTCTGGCCGGGCTGGCGCTGTCGTATGGGTTTGACCTGACCAGCGGGGCCAGCATCATCGCGGTGGCCACGGTCTGGTTTTTTGCGGACCAGTGCGTGGCACGGAGGAGGGCCTGA